The Ornithinimicrobium sufpigmenti genome includes the window GGAGGGACGGGCCCGGCTCAGCGAGCTGGCACCCATCCACGTCGAGAGCGTGCGGACCGCGTTCCTGGACCACCTGATGCGGGAGGAGCTGCTGGCCCACGGAGAGCTGATGCGCCGCGTCCTGGTCGCCACCCGCCGCAGCGACGACGAGGCCAGCGACGCCGTCTGAGCCCGTGCCCGGCCGGGGCCGCGCGGCGTCGGTGCCCCGACCCGGCGCCCCTCCCGCCCCGCGCCTACCCTGGAGGGTATGACGCACCCGGTCACCCCCTACCCCCTGGACGCACCCATCTCGGAGGAGCTGCTCGGCCGGGCCCGGGAGGTCATCCCCGGCGGGGTCAACTCCCCAGTCCGTGCCTTCCGCTCGGTCGGCGGCACGCCGCGGTTCATGGAGCGGGCGCAGGGGCCGTGGCTGTGGGACGCCGACGGACGTCGCTACGTCGACCTCGTCTGCTCCTGGGGGCCGATGATCCTGGGCCACGCCCACCCTGACGTGCTGGCCGCGGTCAGCGAGGCCGCGGCGCAGGGCTTCTCGTTCGGGACGCCCACGGCGCGGGAGGTCGCGCTGGCCGAGGAGATCGTCGCGCGGGTCGAGCCCGTCGAGCAGGTGCGGCTGGTCAACTCCGGCACCGAGGCGACGATGAGCGCGCTGCGCCTGGCGCGTGGGTTCACCGGCCGTTCCGTGGTCGTGAAGTTCGCTGGGTGCTACCACGGTCACGTCGACGCGCTGCTGGCGCAGGCCGGCTCGGGGGTGGCGACCTTCGCGCTGCCCGACAGCTCCGGCGTGCCGCAGAGCGCGGCCGGCGAGACGGTCGTGCTGCCCTACAACGACGTGCCCGCCCTCGAGCAGCTCTTCGCCGAGCGCGGCGACCAGGTCGCCGCGGTGATCACCGAGGCGGCCCCCGGCAACATGGGGGTCGTGCCGCCGGAGCCCGGTTTCACCGACGCCCTGCGCCGGGTGACCCGCGAGCACGGCGCGCTGCTCATCAGTGACGAGGTGATGACCGGGTTCCGGTGCTCGCGAGCCGGCTGGTACGGGTTGGAGGGTGCTCCGCAGGGCGGGGCCCCGGACCTGTTCACCTTCGGCAAGGTCATGGGCGGCGGCTTCCCGACCGCGGCCTTCGGCGGTCGCGCCGACGTGATGGCGCTGCTCGCCCCGGAGGGGCCGGTCTACCAGGCGGGGACCCTGTCCGGGAACCCGGTCGCCTCCGCCGCGGGCCTGGCCACCCTGCAGGCCTGCACCGACCAGACCTACCACCGGCTGGACCAGGTGAGCCAGGCGCTCGCCGGTGCGGTGACCGAGTCGTTCACGCGGCACGGCGTACCCCACCGGATCCAGTGGGCCGGCTCGATGTTCTCCGTCTTCTTCCGCGAGGGTGCGGTGCGCAACTACACCGATGCGCAGGCGCAGGACCAGGAGCGCTTCGCCCGGTTCTTCCATGCCATGCTGCGCCGCGGCGTCCACCTGCCACCCAGCTGCTTCGAGGCGTGGTTCGTCTCCGCCGCGCACGACGACGAGGCGGTCGAGGTGGCGGTCGCGGCGATCCAGGAGAGCGCGGCGGAGGTCGCCTGAGCGGGTCCGGCGAGCGGCGCCAGACAGGTCCGCCGCCACCGACCAAGGCGCCAGGGTCGTACTCCTGCGCGCTGAGCGGCTGCACGTCGAGACTGCAGGTGAGTGCGCCGGCCGCGGCATAGGTCCTCGCGCGTCCGGCCAGCGGTCGTGCGCTCAGAGGGTGCCCAGAGTCTCGTGGGACAATCGGCACATGACCTCTGCCGACCGTGACGCCGCCCTGAGCGACGACGCCGGCCGGTCGGACCGCGCCGACACTCGCCGGACCCTGTACGACGGGATGCCGGTGACGCTGGTGCACGTGGTGCGCCATGGCGAGGTCCACAATCCCGGCAGGATCCTCTACGGCCGGCTGCCCGGCCACCACCTCTCCGAGCGAGGCCATCAGATGGCCCGGGCCGCGGCCGACCACCTGGCTCAGCGGGACGTGGTCCACGTCGTGAGCTCGCCCCTGGAGCGCGCGCGGGAGACCGCGACGCCGATCGCGGAGGCGCACGGCCTGCCCGTCGCCCTGGATGACAACCTCATCGAGAGCAGCAACGTCCTGGAGGGTCTGGTCGTCGATGCCGCCGCCCTGCGCTCCCGGTGGCGGCACCTGCTCAACCCGCTACGCCCGTCGTGGGGTGAGCCGTACCGGCAGATCGCCGCCCGCATGCAGGACGCGCTGGCTGACGCCCGGCGGCGCGCCGAGGGGCACGAGGCGGTCATGGTCAGCCACCAGCTGCCGATCTGGATGCTGCGCCGCTCCATCCAGGGCCGACGGTTGGTCCACCATCCCCGACGCCGCGAGTGCAGCCTGGCGTCGGTGACCAGTGTCCTCTTCCACGGCACCTTCCCGGTGCGGGTGATGTATGCCGAGCCCGCCGCCCACCTGCTCGCCGGGGCGGTCGACGTCACCGGTGCCTCCCGGGAGGCGCTGCCCTGATGACCAGACACTTCACGCACAGGCTGGCCGAGGCCAGGAGCACGGCCCGGAACGAGGCCAGGAGCACGGCCCGGAACGAGGCGACGCGCACGGCCAGGAGCAAGGCCAGGAGCAAGGCCAGGAGCAGGACGAGCCGCACGGCGCTGGTCTCCGCCGCCGCGGCGCTCCTGCTGCTCTCGGCCTGCTCCGACGACGGCACGAGCATCAACGACCAGATGCGCCAGGGTGACCAGAAGGGCTACGTCGCCGGCGACGGGCGGATCGAGCAGCTGGCCCCCGAGGACCGCAGCACGGTCATCGAGCTGTCCGGGACCACCCTCGAGGACGACCCGTGGACCTCGGCGGAGCACCTGGGGGAGATCGTGGTCATCAACGTCTGGGGGTCCTGGTGCGGGCCCTGCGACGCCGAGGCACCCGACCTGGTCGAGGTGTCCGAGGCCTTCGCCGAGGCCGGTGAACCGGTCACCTTCATCGGTGTCAACCACCGCGACAGCGTCCAGAACGCGATCGCCTTCGAGCGCCGCCACGGGGTCCCCTACCCCTCCCTCCTCGACGACGGCGGCCGCACCCTGGCGCAGCTGCAGGGTCTGGCCACCTCCCGGCCGACGACGATGCTGCTCGACGGCGAGGGCCGCGTCGCCGCCCGCGTCAACGGGCAGGTAGACGCGAGCACGCTGCGCGGGCTGGTCGAGGACGTGCTCGCCGACGAGCCCGCCGCAGAGGCCGCCACGCAGACCGCCGACGAGACAGTCCCCGGGGCCGCCGACGAGACAAGCCGCGGGGCTTCCCGATGAACGAGCTGGTCCTCTCCGGCCCGCTGCTCCTGGCCGCTCTCGTCGCCGCGCTGGCCGGCCTGGTCTCCTTCGCCTCCCCGTGCGTGCTCCCGCTCGTGCCTGGCTTCCTCGGGTATGTCGGCGGCATGGCACCGGTCGCGACGCGCGGCACTGCCACCGACACCGCGTCAGCTTCGGCAGGGGCGTCCTCGGCCGGCACGTCGACGGCCACCTCCACCCGCACGCGGGCCGCAGCCCCCACCGGTCGCGGGCGCCTCATGCTCGGGGCGGTGCTCTTCGTGCTCGGCTTCACCGCCGTCTTCCTGTCGATGAGCGTGGTCATCTCCGGGCTCGGGCTGGTCCTCACCCGGCACCAGGGCCTGCTCCTGCAGGTCGCCGGGGCCCTCGTCATCGTCCTGGGTCTGGTCATGGTGCTCCAGCCGGGCGCCAGCTGGCAGGTGCGGTGGCGCCCGGCTGCCGGGCTGGCCGGCGCACCTCTCTTGGGCGTCGCCTTCGGGCTGGGCTTCACCGCCTGCACCGGACCGGCCCTGGTGGCCATCCAGACGCTGGGCACCTCGATCATCCCGGGCCAGGACCAGGTGGGGCGCGCGCTGGTGCTGGGCACGGCATACTCCCTCGGCCTGGGCCTGCCCTTCCTGCTCATGGCGGCCGGCCTGGGCTGGGTGAGCCGGGCCTCGCGCTGGGTGCGTGACCACTACCTGGTGATCCAGCGGACCGGCGGTGGCCTGCTGATCCTGCTCGGCCTGCTCATGGTGACCGGCTTCTGGGCCGAGGCCACCGCCTGGGTGCAGACCCGGTTCGTCTCGGGCTTCGAGACGGTGCTCTAGGCATGGCGACACCGACCGGAGAGCAGCAGCGGATCGAGCCGGACTACCCCAAGGACCGCACCCAGCTGGGTGGTCCCCGGCTGGGCGTGGTCGGCTGGGCGCGGTGGGCCTGGCGGCAGCTGACCAGCATGCGGACCGCGCTGGCCCTGCTGCTCCTGCTCGCCGTCGCCGCGATCCCGGGGTCGATCTGGCCCCAGCGCAGCGTGGACCCGGTCCGGGTGCGCGCCTTCTTCGATGACAACCCGGAGCTGGCGCCGTGGCTGGACCGGCTCTACCTCTTCGACGTCTACTCCTCGCCGTGGTTCGCGGCGATCTACCTGCTGCTGATGATCAGCCTGGTCGGCTGCATCCTGCCCCGGATGCGGCAGCACCTGGGCTCGCTGCGCGCCGAGCCCCCCAGGGCGCCGCGCCGGCTCGGCCGGATGCCCGTGCGCCGGCACGCCACCCTCGACGCCACCCCGGCAGAGGTGGTGGCCGCGGCGCGCGCCGCGCTGGGGGACAAGCGTTTCCGGCTGAGGGGCGAGGACGAGGACGCCCTCGCCGTCTCGGCCGAGAAGGGCTACCTGAAGGAGACCGGCAACCTCGTCTTCCACCTGGCGCTGCTCGGCATCATCGTGGCGGTCGGTGCCGGCAGCCTGTTCGGCTGGCGCGGGGAGATCATCATCAAGGAGGGGGAGGCGTGGACCGCCGACGCGGGCACCTTCGACACCCTCAACCTGGGCCCGCTGGTCGACGAGCTGGACATCCCCGCGTTCACCCTGACCCTGGAGCGGCTCGACGTCGAGTTCGAGAGCCAGGCCGAGGGCGCGCAGTTCGGTCAGCCCCGCCGGTTCGAGGGTGTGGCGACCGTCGAGGTGCCCGGGCAGGAGCCGCGGCAGCAGGACTTCGCGGTCAACCAGCCTCTGTCCGTCGACGGCGACTCGGTCTACCTGCTCGGCAACGGCTATGCCCCGGTCGTCACCGTCCGCGACGCGCAGGGCGAGATTCTCTTCTCCGACGCGGTGACCTTCCTGCCGCAGGACAACAACTACGGCAGCGAGGGTGCGGTCAAGGTGCCGGGGCGCGACCCCGGCCTGGGCCTGGTCGGCGGCTTCTTCCCGACGTTCACCGCCACCGAGGACGCCATGGGCTCCGCCTTCCCCGGCCTGGCCGACCCGCGGCTGATCCTCACCGCCTTCGAGGGTGAGCTCTTCCCCGACGGCCGACCGCAGTCGGTCTTCTCCATCGACACCGAGGAGATGACCCAGCTCACCCTGGACAACGGCGACCCGGTGGCCTTCGCCCTGCAGCCGGGGGACACCTACGAGCTCCCGGACGGGACCGTCGTGGAGTTCGAGGGGATCATCCGCTGGGGCGGGCTGCTGGTCCGCCACGACCCCGGCCGGATGCCGGCGCTGGTGATCTCGATGCTCGCGCTGGCCGGCCTGGCCCTCATGCTGGGGGTCAAGCGCCGCCGCGTCTACGTGCGCGTCGAGCCGGGCTCGGCGGGGCCGGGCGGGCAGCGGCATACTGGAGTGACCGTCGCCGGCCTGCCCAAAGGCACCGACCCCGGCCTGGACGGCGTGGTCGAGGACGTGCTGGCGCGGATCGCCCAGGCCGTCGATTCGCAGCAGAGCAGCACGACACCGGCACGGACGGCACGACAGACTGCAGAACACACTCAGAACAAGGACGAGGCATGACCGACCCCACCATGGCCATGACCAGCGACATCGCGATCTGGGTCGCGATCGCGGTGCTGGCCCTCGCGCTGATCGCCTTCTCGGTGCACCTGGCCCTGGCCGGGGCGGCCACCGACCGTCGCGCTGACGTCAAGGCCCGGCAGAAGGTGGGCGCTGCCGTGGCCGGTGGCAGCACGGCCGGTGGCGCGCTGACCACCACCTTCCCCGGCGAGCCGGTCGACGAGCAGACCTCGACCGGGCCCACGGCCACGAGCACCGCGCTGGCGCCCCCCACCGACGGCGCCACCAGCCCCGCGGCCCGGCGCTGGGGCGTCATCGGGCTGCAGCTGACCTGGTTGGCGACCCTGCTCGTCGTCGCCGGCACGGTCTTCCGGATGCTCTCGGTGACCCGGGCCCCCCTGGGCAATATGTACGAGTTCGTGCTGGTCACCGCCTCGTTCGCCCTCCTGGTCTACTCCGCGTGGAGCCTGCGCCGGGCGCGGCTGTGGCTGGGGATCTTCGTCGTCCTGCCGGTCACCCTCATGCTGGTCGCGGCCAAGCTGTGGTGGTACACCGAGGCCTCCCAGCTGATGCCGGCCCTGGAGAGCGCCTGGCTGATCATCCACGTGACGATCGCCACCCTCTCCATCGCGTTGTTCGTCATCGGTGCGGGCCTGGCCACGGCCTACCTCGTCAAGGACCGCGCCGAGACCAAGGGCAGCGTCCGCGGGTGGCTGGCGGCGCTGCCGGCCGCGCCCGCCCTGGAGCGGATGACCTACGGCATCCACGTCCTGGCCTTCCCGCTGTGGACCTTCACCGTCATCTCCGGCGCGATCTGGGCCGAGCAGGCCTGGGGCCGCTACTGGGGCTGGGACCCCAAGGAGACGTGGTCCTTCGTCATCTGGGTGGTGTATGCCGCCTACCTGCACGCCCGCGCGACGTCCAGTTGGTCCACCCGCAAGGCGACCTGGGTCGCCATCGTCGGCTTCCTCTGCATCGTCATCAACTACACGATCGTCAACCTGCTGATGACCGGCCTGCACTCCTACTCGGGGGTGGCGAGCTGATGCTGCTGGCGCGCTACACCGCGATGCGCTTCCTGCTCTTCGTCGGCTTCTTCGCCATCTTCATCCTCTTCCTGCCGCCGCTGTGGGCCGTGGTCGCCGGGCTGCTCGCCTCGATGGCCGCCTCCTTCTTCATCCTGCGGCCCGACCGCGACCGGCTGGCGGCGAACCTGGAGCAGCGGGTGGAGAAGCAGATCACCCGGCGGCGCGAGCAGATCGACTCCGAGCGCACCGCCGAGGACTGAGCGCCCCGCTTCACAGGCGGGACGGCCTCAGGCGAGCACCAGCCCGACGGTGAGGGCGACGGCATACCCGAGCTGCAGGACCCCGGTCTGGACGAGCGCGGGGATGAGCCGCCGCCCGGCGGCCCCGCGGAGCACGACGCGCACGGGGCGGATCGCCAGGGGCAGGGCGACGAGGCCGACGAGCGCGGTCGGGTGCGCGATGGCGGCGAGGCCGACCGCGAGGAACGCTACGACGACCAGGGCGACGTAGAGCAGCCGGGTACGGTGGTCGCCGAGCCGCACCGCGAGGGTGCGCTTGCCGGCGGCCTCGTCGGTCCGCAGGTCGCGCAGGTTGTTGGTGACGAGGATCGCGCAGGCGAGGGCGCCGCAGCCGATGGCTCCGCCGACGGCGCCGAGGGTGAGCGCCTGGGCCTGGGTCCAGGTGGTGCCCAGGACGGCGAAGAGCCCGAAGAAGAGGAAGACCATCACCTCGCCCAGGCCGCGGTAGCCGTAGGGGTTCTTGCCGCCGGTGTAGTGCCAGGCGGCCCACAGCGCGGCGATCCCGACCAGCATCAGCCACCAGGCGTTCGACAGCGCGACCAGGGCCAGACCGGCCACCGAGGCGGCGAAGAAGCAGGCGAAGGCGGCGGCCTTGACGTTGGCCGGGTCCGCGAGGCGCTGACCGACCAGGCGCACGGGTCCGACCCGGTCCTCGTCAGTGCCGCGGATGCCGTCGGAGTAGTCGTTGGCGTAGTTGACGCCGACCTGGAAGCCGAGCGCGACGAGCAGGGCCAGAAGCCCCAGCCCGAGGTTGGCGTTGCCCGCGGCGTGCGCGGCGGCGGTGCCCACCAGGACGGGGGCGATGGCTGCGGGGAGCGTGCGCGGACGCGCCCCCTCGGTCCACTGGGCGAGGGTAGCCATGGGTTGCGGTCAGAGGCCTCTCAGGAAGTCAGGGTCGTCGTCCGGACCGAGGGGGCCCCTGGGGCCGCCCTGGTCGCGACCGCCGAAGAGCACGTCGAGGATGCTCGTGGGGCGTCCGGCGATGAGCCAGGCGAGGCCACCGACGAGCGGGAAGAGCAGCACCAGCACGATCCACAGGATCTTCGGCAGCCCGCGCACCTGGTGCTCATCCGACTGCACGGCGTCGACGACGCAGTAGACGGTGAAGACCAGCAACGCGACGGCGGCCAGCACGCGGATCACGAGGTGCCCCCTTCAGGTGGGTGAAGGACCATTCTGCCACCGCGAGGGCTAGATCAACGATCGGGACAGCAGGCCCCTGATGTGCTGCAGGTCCGGCTTGCCCGACGGCAGGAGGGGTATGCCGTCACGCACCACCACCCGTCGCGGCAGGGCATGGTCGGGCAGGGCATGGGGCGGGAGGGCGCGGCGGAGCCTCTCGCGCCAGGCGTCAGTGCCCTCGGGGAGGTCGCGCGCCGCCGCGGGCACGACGAGCGCGGCCACCGCCTGGCCCCACTCGGCGTCGGGGACACCGAGGACGACCGCGTCGTCGACAAGGGAGAGGGCGCGCAGAGCCGCCTCCACCTCGCGGGGCTCGACCTTGTGCCCGCCGGTGATGATCACGTCGTCCACGCGGCCCAGGATCCGCAGCCGCCCGTCGGCGTCGACCTCACCGCGGTCGTCGGTGCGGAACCAGCGGGCGCCGGCGATCTCGGCGAAGCGTTCGCCCGTCCGCCCGACGTCGCGTCGACCGTCCGCCTGGACGTAGCCGTCGGCCAGCATCGGCCCGGACAGCAGCACCCGCTCGTCGTCGAGCCGCACCCGCAGCCCAGCGAGGGGGCGGCCGTCGTAGACGCAGCCGCCGCAGGTCTCGCTCATCCCGTAGGTGGTCACCACGCGGACACCCGCATCCCGGGCGCGCGTGAGCAGGCCGGGGTCGGCCGCCGCACCGCCGAGGAGGATCGCGTCCAGCGTCGCCGCCGCCCGGGTGCCTTCCTCGTCCGCCAGGAGCCGGTGCAGCTGCGTCGGCACCAGCGAGGCGTAACGGGGACCGTCCCCCTCCTGCACCAGCTGCCCGAGCGCCGCGGCGAAGGCGGCGGCGGTGAACGGCATACCGGGGGAGAGGGCGACCGGGACGGTGCCGGCCAGGACCGAGCGGGCGAGCACCTGCAGCCCGGCCACGTGGTGCGTGGGCAGGGCGAGCAGCCACCGGCCATGACCGCCGAGGAGGTCGGCCGTCGCCTCGCCGCTGGCTCGGAGCGCGGCGCCAGTCAGCCGGACGCGCTTCGGGTCGCCGGAGGAGCCGGAGGTCGCCACCACCACGGCCTCGTCCGGTGCCTCGAGCAGGATGCGCCGTAGCCGAGGAGACAGCTGCGCCCAGGTCGCGCCCTCGGGCACGTGCAGGTCGGTCACGCTGGAGACCGGGTTACTCGGTGGCCAGGTAGGCGTCGAGGTCGACGTACCACTCGTCGTCGATGCGCTTGAGGGTGATCGTCGAGTCGCCCATGGCCTCGGCGAACAGCGGCGAGTAGTTGTCGCGCCCGACGACGGCGGTGTCGCCCTCGACGTCGGCGCCGCGGATCTGCATGGACTCCAGCACCGCGATGCCGTCCTCGCCCAGCCCCTGCGCCTCCACGGTCGCCTCCATGGTGGCGGGCAGCTGGGTCCGGCACAGCTCGAGGTCGGAGGGGACTGCGACCATCGGCCGCTCCGGGTCGCTGAAGGAGAGCAGCAGCTCGCAGGCCTCGGGGTCCGCTGTCACCAGCGCCATGAGGAACTCCTTGGCGCGGGCGGCAGCCGCCTGCCCGTCCTCACCGCCCATCACCGAGTCGCCGCCGGGGGCCTGCGTGGC containing:
- the hemL gene encoding glutamate-1-semialdehyde 2,1-aminomutase, with the translated sequence MTHPVTPYPLDAPISEELLGRAREVIPGGVNSPVRAFRSVGGTPRFMERAQGPWLWDADGRRYVDLVCSWGPMILGHAHPDVLAAVSEAAAQGFSFGTPTAREVALAEEIVARVEPVEQVRLVNSGTEATMSALRLARGFTGRSVVVKFAGCYHGHVDALLAQAGSGVATFALPDSSGVPQSAAGETVVLPYNDVPALEQLFAERGDQVAAVITEAAPGNMGVVPPEPGFTDALRRVTREHGALLISDEVMTGFRCSRAGWYGLEGAPQGGAPDLFTFGKVMGGGFPTAAFGGRADVMALLAPEGPVYQAGTLSGNPVASAAGLATLQACTDQTYHRLDQVSQALAGAVTESFTRHGVPHRIQWAGSMFSVFFREGAVRNYTDAQAQDQERFARFFHAMLRRGVHLPPSCFEAWFVSAAHDDEAVEVAVAAIQESAAEVA
- a CDS encoding histidine phosphatase family protein, which encodes MTSADRDAALSDDAGRSDRADTRRTLYDGMPVTLVHVVRHGEVHNPGRILYGRLPGHHLSERGHQMARAAADHLAQRDVVHVVSSPLERARETATPIAEAHGLPVALDDNLIESSNVLEGLVVDAAALRSRWRHLLNPLRPSWGEPYRQIAARMQDALADARRRAEGHEAVMVSHQLPIWMLRRSIQGRRLVHHPRRRECSLASVTSVLFHGTFPVRVMYAEPAAHLLAGAVDVTGASREALP
- a CDS encoding TlpA family protein disulfide reductase, producing the protein MTRHFTHRLAEARSTARNEARSTARNEATRTARSKARSKARSRTSRTALVSAAAALLLLSACSDDGTSINDQMRQGDQKGYVAGDGRIEQLAPEDRSTVIELSGTTLEDDPWTSAEHLGEIVVINVWGSWCGPCDAEAPDLVEVSEAFAEAGEPVTFIGVNHRDSVQNAIAFERRHGVPYPSLLDDGGRTLAQLQGLATSRPTTMLLDGEGRVAARVNGQVDASTLRGLVEDVLADEPAAEAATQTADETVPGAADETSRGASR
- a CDS encoding cytochrome c biogenesis CcdA family protein, whose translation is MNELVLSGPLLLAALVAALAGLVSFASPCVLPLVPGFLGYVGGMAPVATRGTATDTASASAGASSAGTSTATSTRTRAAAPTGRGRLMLGAVLFVLGFTAVFLSMSVVISGLGLVLTRHQGLLLQVAGALVIVLGLVMVLQPGASWQVRWRPAAGLAGAPLLGVAFGLGFTACTGPALVAIQTLGTSIIPGQDQVGRALVLGTAYSLGLGLPFLLMAAGLGWVSRASRWVRDHYLVIQRTGGGLLILLGLLMVTGFWAEATAWVQTRFVSGFETVL
- the resB gene encoding cytochrome c biogenesis protein ResB; the protein is MATPTGEQQRIEPDYPKDRTQLGGPRLGVVGWARWAWRQLTSMRTALALLLLLAVAAIPGSIWPQRSVDPVRVRAFFDDNPELAPWLDRLYLFDVYSSPWFAAIYLLLMISLVGCILPRMRQHLGSLRAEPPRAPRRLGRMPVRRHATLDATPAEVVAAARAALGDKRFRLRGEDEDALAVSAEKGYLKETGNLVFHLALLGIIVAVGAGSLFGWRGEIIIKEGEAWTADAGTFDTLNLGPLVDELDIPAFTLTLERLDVEFESQAEGAQFGQPRRFEGVATVEVPGQEPRQQDFAVNQPLSVDGDSVYLLGNGYAPVVTVRDAQGEILFSDAVTFLPQDNNYGSEGAVKVPGRDPGLGLVGGFFPTFTATEDAMGSAFPGLADPRLILTAFEGELFPDGRPQSVFSIDTEEMTQLTLDNGDPVAFALQPGDTYELPDGTVVEFEGIIRWGGLLVRHDPGRMPALVISMLALAGLALMLGVKRRRVYVRVEPGSAGPGGQRHTGVTVAGLPKGTDPGLDGVVEDVLARIAQAVDSQQSSTTPARTARQTAEHTQNKDEA
- the ccsB gene encoding c-type cytochrome biogenesis protein CcsB, with the translated sequence MTDPTMAMTSDIAIWVAIAVLALALIAFSVHLALAGAATDRRADVKARQKVGAAVAGGSTAGGALTTTFPGEPVDEQTSTGPTATSTALAPPTDGATSPAARRWGVIGLQLTWLATLLVVAGTVFRMLSVTRAPLGNMYEFVLVTASFALLVYSAWSLRRARLWLGIFVVLPVTLMLVAAKLWWYTEASQLMPALESAWLIIHVTIATLSIALFVIGAGLATAYLVKDRAETKGSVRGWLAALPAAPALERMTYGIHVLAFPLWTFTVISGAIWAEQAWGRYWGWDPKETWSFVIWVVYAAYLHARATSSWSTRKATWVAIVGFLCIVINYTIVNLLMTGLHSYSGVAS
- a CDS encoding DUF4229 domain-containing protein — translated: MLLARYTAMRFLLFVGFFAIFILFLPPLWAVVAGLLASMAASFFILRPDRDRLAANLEQRVEKQITRRREQIDSERTAED
- a CDS encoding 1,4-dihydroxy-2-naphthoate polyprenyltransferase, which codes for MATLAQWTEGARPRTLPAAIAPVLVGTAAAHAAGNANLGLGLLALLVALGFQVGVNYANDYSDGIRGTDEDRVGPVRLVGQRLADPANVKAAAFACFFAASVAGLALVALSNAWWLMLVGIAALWAAWHYTGGKNPYGYRGLGEVMVFLFFGLFAVLGTTWTQAQALTLGAVGGAIGCGALACAILVTNNLRDLRTDEAAGKRTLAVRLGDHRTRLLYVALVVVAFLAVGLAAIAHPTALVGLVALPLAIRPVRVVLRGAAGRRLIPALVQTGVLQLGYAVALTVGLVLA
- a CDS encoding PLD nuclease N-terminal domain-containing protein, translating into MIRVLAAVALLVFTVYCVVDAVQSDEHQVRGLPKILWIVLVLLFPLVGGLAWLIAGRPTSILDVLFGGRDQGGPRGPLGPDDDPDFLRGL
- a CDS encoding AMP-binding protein; its protein translation is MTDLHVPEGATWAQLSPRLRRILLEAPDEAVVVATSGSSGDPKRVRLTGAALRASGEATADLLGGHGRWLLALPTHHVAGLQVLARSVLAGTVPVALSPGMPFTAAAFAAALGQLVQEGDGPRYASLVPTQLHRLLADEEGTRAAATLDAILLGGAAADPGLLTRARDAGVRVVTTYGMSETCGGCVYDGRPLAGLRVRLDDERVLLSGPMLADGYVQADGRRDVGRTGERFAEIAGARWFRTDDRGEVDADGRLRILGRVDDVIITGGHKVEPREVEAALRALSLVDDAVVLGVPDAEWGQAVAALVVPAAARDLPEGTDAWRERLRRALPPHALPDHALPRRVVVRDGIPLLPSGKPDLQHIRGLLSRSLI